The Misgurnus anguillicaudatus chromosome 21, ASM2758022v2, whole genome shotgun sequence genome includes a window with the following:
- the LOC141353197 gene encoding E3 SUMO-protein ligase ZBED1-like yields MYFVLFILENAVKDDSGLCKKLAGHFSHSWKKKVALTEAKEELQLLKHAPIKECPTRWGSRQRMIERVLEQQKALSQILLDDRKTRHLVPQWQDTDVLESVNKALKPLQEFTDALSGKDHVSTSYLKPVLHLFNTKILAVNDEDSDLTNTIKSQILEYINQRYDDEDTQELLDMSLFLDPNYIAVEKLPNIKARVMSDMKEVSHKDAVNSESTTWRQNVDTDVPSSAKRTKKSLESFFKTVSAMPPSLQLEEAIVSEMNSYLLTPFIDSEEDPLHWWKLH; encoded by the exons atgtactttgtcttatttattttagaaaatgcaGTTAAGGATGACTCAGGTTTGTGCAAAAAGTTGGCTGGGCATTTTTCTCATAGTTGGAAAAAGAAGGTGGCCTTAACTGAAGCCAAGGAAGAACTTCAGCTTCTAAAGCATGCACCCATAAAAGAGTGTCCAACAAGGTGGGGCTCAAGGCAACGGATGATAGAACGAGTTTTGGAACAACAGAAAGCTCTGTCTCAGATCCTTTTAGATGATCGCAAAACAAGACATCTGGTTCCACAATGGCAGGACACAGATGTCCTTGAATCTGTGAACAAGGCACTGAAACCCCTGCAGGAGTTTACAGATGCCCTGTCTGGCAAGGACCATGTCAGCACGTCATATCTGAAGCCAGTTCTTCATCTGTTCAACACGAAGATACTGGCTGTGAACGATGAGGATTCTGACCTGACCAACACAATAAAATCCCAAATTCTTGAGTACATAAATCAAAGGTATGATGATGAAGATACCCAAGAACTGCTGGATATGTCGTTATTCCTAGATCCAAATTACATTGCTGTAGAAAAACTTCCAAACATCAAGGCCAGGGTGATGTCTGATATGAAAGAAGTATCACACAAG gATGCAGTGAATTCTGAGAGCACCACATGGAGACAGAATGTAGACACAGATGTACCTTCATCAGCAAAAAGAACAAAGAAGTCTCTGGAAAGCTTTTTTAAGACTGTCTCAGCCATGCCACCATCCCTGCAGCTTGAAGAAGCCATTGTCTCTGAGATGAACAGCTACCTGCTTACTCCCTTTATCGACAGCGAGGAAGATCCTCTTCATTGGTGGAAACTACATTAA